Proteins encoded together in one Benincasa hispida cultivar B227 unplaced genomic scaffold, ASM972705v1 Contig306, whole genome shotgun sequence window:
- the LOC120069286 gene encoding phytosulfokine receptor 1-like, whose amino-acid sequence MELHRYTIFIPFLLHFLHPFPHLSLSLSLSLPFSFILSPNIPILRSQILKIQMGFQNFFSILLPISLFLQFHLSHSQNPLICHSNDSKAFQDFHRSISSQIDGLHTNCSTNCCSCTGLTCDSFGRVVKIELGGRKLVGELPNSIARLERLRVLNLSSNFLSGFIPLALFQLPYLEVLDLSFNRFFGNFSTGTIDLPSLRILNVSRNSFSGVLPFGVCVNSSRIEVLNLGFNDFVGMFPFQLGECVSLKRLHLESNIISGGIPDEVSELRKLTHLCVQNNKLSGSLNSVVGNLTSLVRLDLSSNEFFGEIPDVFYNSVNLSYFSAESNRFNGRIPKSLSNSASMTVLNLRNNSIGGTLDLNCSVMTSLVSLDLGSNRFQGSIPSNLPSCTQLRSINLARNKLGGQIPGSFRNFQSLSYLSLTNTSIVNVSSALNVLQHCQNLSTVVLTFNFHGEVLEDNPNLHFKSLQVFIIANCRLKGMIPQWLRGSNKLQFLDLSWNHLGGNIPSWFGEFQFVFYLDLSNNSFIGGIPKEITEMRSYIDRNFLLDGPASPDFSLFVKRNGTGWQYNQVRKFPPTLDLSLNNLSGPIWPEFGNLKEILVLDLKYNRLSGSIPSNLSGMVSLETLDLSHNNLSGIIPPSLQKLNFLSKFSVAYNQLHGAILKGGQFHTFGNSSFEGNNFCVQDDLCASIDRDPLIVSRKSRTVMGSLIGVILGIIFGVIFLATLVVVFVLRAPQGRVRDPENEVSNIGKNDLKEVKAGLVVLFQNNNNGSLSLEDILKSTNDFDQENIIGCGGFGLVYKATLLDGRKVAVKRLSGDCGQMDREFRAEIETLSRAQHPNLVLLQGYCMYKNDRLLIYSYMENGSLDYWLHEKPVGPSCLDWDTRLQIAQGAARGLAYLHQSCEPHILHRDIKSSNILLDKNFKAHLADFGLARLILPYDTHITTDLVGTLGYIPPEYGQSSVATYNGDVYSFGVVLLELLTGKRPIDMCRPKGFRDLISWVFQMRKDGKVSEVFDPLVYDKKNETAMVEVLDIACLCLCMVPKERPSTQQLVSWLDKVG is encoded by the coding sequence ATGGAGCTTCACCGTTACACCATTTTCATCCCATTTCTCCTTCACTTCCTTCACCCATTtcctcatctctctctctctctctctctctctcttccattttcctttatcCTTTCTCCCAATATCCCAATCCTTCGATCCCAAATCCTCAAAATCCAAATGGGTTTTCAAAACTTCTTCTCAATCCTTCTTCCCATCTCCCTTTTCCTCCAATTCCATCTCTCCCATTCCCAAAACCCCTTAATATGCCATTCTAATGACTCCAAGGCCTTCCAGGATTTCCACCGTAGTATTAGTTCTCAAATCGACGGATTGCACACCAACTGTTCGACGAATTGCTGTAGTTGTACTGGCCTCACTTGTGACTCTTTTGGAAGGGTTGTGAAGATTGAGCTTGGTGGGAGAAAGCTAGTTGGTGAACTACCAAACTCAATTGCGAGATTGGAACGCCTCAGAGTTCTTAATTTGTCTTCTAATTTCCTCTCTGGGTTTATTCCTTTGGCTCTGTTTCAGCTCCCATACTTGGAAGTTCTTGATCTTAGCTTCAATCGGTTCTTTGGGAACTTCTCAACAGGTACCATTGATTTGCCTTCCCTACGGATTCTTAATGTTTCTCGTAATTCCTTCAGTGGTGTTCTTCCATTTGGGGTTTGTGTTAACTCCTCTAGAATTGAGGTTCTGAATCTGGGTTTCAATGATTTCGTTGGTATGTTTCCTTTTCAACTTGGTGAATGTGTTTCCTTGAAGAGACTACATCTGGAATCCAATATTATCAGTGGCGGGATACCTGATGAGGTTTCTGAATTGAGAAAATTGACCCATTTGTGTGTTCAGAACAACAAGCTTTCTGGTTCTTTGAATAGTGTTGTTGGGAATCTAACAAGCCTTGTTAGGTTGGATTTGTCATCTAATGAGTTTTTTGGGGAAATTCCTGATGTTTTTTACAACTCTGTGAATTTGAGTTACTTTTCTGCTGAGTCTAATAGGTTTAATGGGAGGATTCCCAAGTCCTTGTCAAACTCTGCTTCAATGACTGTCCTAAATTTGAGGAACAATTCAATAGGGGGAACTCTTGATCTTAATTGTTCAGTGATGACAAGCCTGGTTTCACTTGATTTAGGCTCTAATAGGTTTCAGGGATCTATACCTAGTAATCTTCCCTCTTGTACGCAACTGAGAAGCATAAACCTTGCTAGGAACAAGCTTGGTGGTCAGATCCCCGGAAGCTTTAGAAATTTTCAGAGCCTATCTTATTTATCACTAACGAATACAAGCATTGTTAATGTTTCTTCCGCTCTTAATGTCTTGCAACATTGTCAGAATTTGAGTACTGTGGTTCTTACCTTTAACTTTCATGGTGAAGTGTTGGAAGATAATCCTAACTTGCATTTCAAGAGCCTCCAAGTTTTTATAATTGCTAATTGTCGATTGAAGGGAATGATACCCCAGTGGTTGAGAGGTTCTAACAAGTTGCAGTTTTTGGATTTGTCATGGAACCATCTTGGAGGAAATATTCCATCCTGGTTCGGCGAGTTTCAGTTCGTGTTTTACTTGGATTTATCTAATAATTCATTCATTGGAGGTATCCCAAAAGAGATAACTGAAATGAGAAGTTACATTGACAGAAACTTCTTGCTTGATGGACCTGCCTCACCGGACTTTTCTCTTTTCGTAAAAAGAAATGGAACTGGATGGCAGTACAATCAAGTACGGAAATTTCCACCCACTTTGGACCTCAGTCTCAACAATCTCAGTGGACCTATCTGGCCAGAGTTTGGAAATCTTAAGGAGATTCTAGTTCTTGATTTGAAATACAACAGGTTATCAGGATCAATTCCGAGCAACCTCTCTGGGATGGTTAGCTTAGAGACTCTAGATCTTTCTCACAACAATCTTTCAGGAATAATTCCACCTTCACTGCAAAAGCTCAATTTTTTGTCCAAGTTCAGTGTTGCATACAACCAATTACATGGGGCGATTCTTAAAGGAGGTCAGTTTCATACCTTTGGTAACTCTAGCTTTGAAGGAAACAATTTTTGTGTCCAAGACGACCTCTGTGCATCAATTGACCGAGATCCTCTCATAGTATCCCGCAAATCAAGAACGGTCATGGGGTCTTTGATAGGTGTAATTCTCGGTATTATCTTTGGAGTTATTTTTCTTGCAACACTTGTAGTTGTCTTTGTGCTTCGTGCACCTCAGGGAAGAGTTAGAGATCCTGAAAACGAAGTGTCTAACATTGGCAAGAATGACTTGAAGGAAGTCAAGGCAGGATTGGTAGTTTTGTTCCAAaacaataacaatggaagtCTCTCACTGGAGGATATTTTGAAATCAACTAACGACTTCGATCAAGAAAATATCATTGGATGTGGGGGTTTCGGTTTGGTTTACAAAGCCACCCTTCTGGATGGTAGAAAGGTTGCTGTAAAACGGTTGTCTGGTGATTGTGGTCAAATGGACAGAGAATTTCGAGCTGAAATCGAAACACTCTCACGTGCTCAGCATCCAAATCTTGTTCTTCTTCAGGGGTATTGTATGTATAAGAATGACAGGCTTTTGATTTATTCGTACATGGAGAATGGTAGCTTAGATTACTGGTTACATGAAAAACCTGTCGGCCCGTCTTGTCTCGACTGGGATACCAGATTGCAGATAGCTCAAGGGGCTGCCAGGGGGCTGGCTTATTTGCATCAATCCTGTGAACCCCATATCCTCCATCGAGATATAAAGTCAAGTAACATTCTTTTAGACAAAAATTTTAAAGCTCATTTGGCTGATTTTGGTCTTGCTAGACTCATTCTTCCCTATGATACCCACATAACAACCGATCTTGTTGGTACCTTGGGCTACATTCCACCTGAGTACGGGCAATCTTCGGTCGCGACCTACAACGGAGATGTGTACAGTTTTGGAGTTGTTCTATTAGAACTTTTGACTGGTAAAAGGCCAATTGATATGTGTAGACCGAAAGGATTTCGAGACTTGATCTCTTGGGTGTTCCAGATGAGGAAAGATGGAAAGGTAAGTGAGGTGTTCGACCCATTGGTATACGACAAGAAGAACGAGACAGCGATGGTTGAAGTTCTTGATATAGCATGTCTTTGCTTATGTATGGTACCTAAAGAGAGGCCTTCAACTCAGCAGCTAGTTTCTTGGCTTGATAAAGTAGGTTAA